The Legionella adelaidensis genome includes a window with the following:
- a CDS encoding L,D-transpeptidase, which translates to MEERKSFIRKNSFIFSLLCFLPAISLADSLEAEITAQPIQLAANSFVYNPKTLTWQALKNGKVVRSGRGSGGKGYCKDIKRSCRTPSGTYRIISKGGPGCKSSRYPVGEGGAPMPYCMFFSKYYAIHGSPDVPNYNASHGCVRVKPSDARWLSQEFLNIGSKVTIRSY; encoded by the coding sequence ATGGAAGAACGTAAATCTTTTATAAGGAAAAATAGCTTTATTTTTAGTCTCTTATGTTTTTTGCCTGCCATTTCCCTTGCGGACTCATTAGAAGCAGAAATTACAGCCCAGCCTATTCAATTAGCGGCTAATTCATTTGTATATAATCCCAAGACATTAACGTGGCAAGCTTTAAAAAATGGAAAGGTGGTACGTAGTGGCAGAGGATCAGGAGGTAAAGGATATTGCAAAGATATTAAACGATCTTGTCGTACGCCTAGTGGAACATATCGAATCATAAGTAAAGGCGGTCCGGGTTGTAAATCTTCTCGCTACCCGGTTGGAGAAGGGGGGGCACCGATGCCTTATTGTATGTTTTTTAGTAAATACTATGCTATTCATGGCTCCCCGGATGTGCCTAATTACAATGCCAGCCATGGATGCGTGCGAGTAAAACCTTCTGATGCCAGATGGCTAAGTCAAGAGTTTCTTAATATAGGCTCAAAAGTAACAATTAGATCGTATTAG